The following proteins are encoded in a genomic region of Triticum dicoccoides isolate Atlit2015 ecotype Zavitan chromosome 1B, WEW_v2.0, whole genome shotgun sequence:
- the LOC119350787 gene encoding golgin subfamily A member 4-like has translation MSCGGGGAGAGDGGLAEWQRIYDRVEELAAGRARLEARNRTQHEFWDARDKINHSRLHQAELSRSRWEVACRKLLPSDDPKLAELLQIDLEDSRTCEALLDTENSELLVQLKEDGTCVELNENTADHEHTSGDLVSELRKLKRTYETIYWNKDKEATEAVQKLQQKIEELQVAACKKDDEIGIVQAEASTCINKLMVLKGKLDEIRSLDKDIDIQKFKVGQHETLERKIASLPNYLLSDLPYHTQSVENADQIQSKEAGNIVDIIQENVDHGAIAGDLRAELRKLKQAYETLSSNKDKEISKLLEMKDFLLNQLMRMDKDNAELLQKKEVEAAHANEAAQKLQQNVEELQVSVRYKDDEIGRLRAEAGALKIKEVEAAQANEAAQKLQQNVEELQVSVRYKDDEIGRLRAEAGLLKIKEVEAAQANKAVQTL, from the exons ATGagttgcggcggcggtggcgcgggggcGGGGGACGGCGGGCTGGCCGAGTGGCAGCGCATCTACGACCGGgtcgaggagctcgccgccggccgcgCGCGGCTGGAGGCGCGCAACAGGACCCAGCACGAGTTCTGGGACGCCCGCGACAAGATCAACCACTCCCGCCTCCACCAG GCGGAGCTGAGCAGAAGCAGGTGGGAGGTGGCCTGCAGGAAGCTGCTCCCTTCCGATGATCCCAAGCTCGCCG AACTGCTTCAGATTGATTTGGAGGATTCAAGAACTTGTGAAGCTCTTTTGGACACTGAAAACTCAGAACTGCTG GTACAACTGAAGGAAGATGGAACTTGTGTAGAGCTTAATGAAAACACTGCAGATCATGAGCACACTTCTGGAGATTTAGTATCAGAGCTAAGAAAGTTAAAGCGAACCTATGAGACCATATACTGGAACAAGGATAAGGAAGCCACTGAAGCAGTGCAAAAGCTTCAACAGAAGATAGAGGAGCTGCAAGTGGCAGCCTGTAAGAAGGATGATGAGATTGGAATAGTGCAAGCAGAAGCTTCTACTTGTATAAATAAGTTAATGGTTCTAAAgggtaaactagatgaaattcgatCTTTGGATAAGGACATTGACATCCAAAAGTTCAAAGTGGGGCAACATGAGACTCTTGAACGCAAGATTGCCTCCTTACCAAAT TATTTGTTGAGTGACCTGCCTTACCATACACAATCAGTAGAGAATGCTGACCAG ATACAATCAAAGGAAGCTGGAAATATTGTAGATATTATTCAAGAGAATGtggaccatggggctatcgcaggaGATTTAAGAGCGGAGCTCAGAAAACTGAAGCAAGCTTATGAGACCCTGAGCTCAAACAAGGATAAGGAAATTTCTAAATTACTTGAAATGAAGGATTTTCTTTTGAACCAACTGATGAGAATGGACAAGGATAATGCAGAGCTCCTTCAGAAAAAGGAAGTGGAGGCAGCACATGCTAACGAAGCAGCACAAAAGCTTCAGCAGAATGTAGAGGAGCTGCAAGTGTCAGTCCGATATAAGGATGATGAGATTGGCAGATTGCGAGCAGAAGCGGGGGCCCTAAAGATAAAGGAAGTGGAGGCAGCACAAGCGAACGAAGCAGCACAAAAGCTTCAGCAGAATGTAGAGGAGCTGCAAGTGTCAGTCCGATATAAGGATGATGAGATTGGCAGATTGCGAGCAGAAGCGGGGCTCCTGAAGATAAAGGAAGTGGAGGCAGCACAAGCTAACAAAGCAGTGCAAACGCTTTAG